Proteins co-encoded in one Methylomonas albis genomic window:
- the nadB gene encoding L-aspartate oxidase produces MTTLTANQPTNTADSYYDILIAGSGGAGLSLALHLADTYQVAVLAKFALTECSTYYAQGGISAVFDEECDSIESHIEDTLIAGAGLCDPEIVRLTVAQGRRSIEWLRQQGVNFTEERNADGAKQLHLNREGGHSHRRIVHTDDATGKAVSLSLIERAQAHPNITLLEYHNVVELITASKLGASEQRICGAYVLDSKSGSIKSIAAKVVVLATGGANKVYLYSTNPHISSGDGIALAWRAGCRISNMEFMQFHPTCLYHPTARSFLISEAVRGEGAHLILPDGERFMRRYDERMELAPRDIVARAIDSEIKKHGIECVYLDISHKSREFIQKHFPTIYTQCLELDIDISQQPIPVVPAAHYTCGGVLTDANARTDIPGLYAIGEVACTGLHGANRMASNSLLECLVFAEQANQDIRRTFAQLPEPLPLPDWDESKVGDSDEEVVIAHNWDELRRFMWDYVGIVRTNKRLERAMNRLVLLKEEIAEYYGQFRITSDLLELRNLVIVAELIIRCAQQRKESRGLHYTKDYPDLDNSQAPQNTVLTPEKSGQKAH; encoded by the coding sequence TTGACCACATTGACAGCAAACCAACCCACTAACACCGCTGATTCTTATTATGACATTCTTATCGCGGGTAGCGGCGGTGCCGGACTAAGTCTTGCCCTACATCTCGCCGACACTTACCAGGTAGCGGTGCTCGCCAAATTCGCATTGACCGAATGCAGCACCTATTACGCCCAAGGCGGTATCTCCGCAGTATTTGACGAGGAATGCGATTCGATAGAATCGCATATTGAAGACACCTTAATCGCCGGAGCCGGCCTTTGCGACCCGGAAATCGTCAGACTAACCGTCGCTCAAGGCCGTCGAAGCATCGAATGGCTACGTCAACAAGGTGTGAACTTTACCGAAGAGCGTAACGCCGACGGCGCCAAACAATTGCATTTAAACCGCGAAGGCGGCCACTCGCACCGCCGCATCGTGCATACCGATGACGCCACTGGCAAAGCCGTCTCGCTATCTTTGATCGAACGCGCCCAAGCTCATCCAAATATCACCTTACTCGAATACCATAACGTCGTGGAACTAATCACCGCCAGCAAACTGGGCGCCAGCGAACAACGGATTTGCGGTGCCTATGTATTGGACAGCAAATCCGGCAGCATCAAATCGATAGCCGCCAAAGTGGTAGTACTAGCCACCGGCGGCGCCAACAAGGTGTATCTGTATTCGACCAATCCGCACATTTCCAGCGGCGACGGTATCGCGCTAGCCTGGCGAGCCGGCTGCCGGATTAGCAATATGGAATTCATGCAATTTCATCCGACCTGTCTTTATCACCCGACCGCTCGTTCGTTTTTAATCAGCGAAGCGGTGCGCGGCGAAGGCGCGCATTTGATCTTGCCGGACGGCGAGCGCTTCATGCGCCGTTACGATGAACGCATGGAATTGGCACCCCGCGACATCGTCGCCCGTGCCATCGATAGCGAAATCAAGAAACACGGCATTGAATGCGTCTATCTGGACATCAGCCACAAATCTCGGGAGTTCATCCAGAAGCATTTCCCCACCATATATACACAATGCCTGGAACTGGATATCGACATTAGTCAGCAACCGATTCCCGTGGTGCCCGCCGCGCATTATACTTGCGGCGGCGTATTGACCGACGCCAACGCCCGCACCGACATCCCCGGCTTGTACGCCATCGGCGAAGTAGCTTGCACCGGACTACACGGCGCCAACCGCATGGCCAGCAACTCGCTGTTGGAATGCCTGGTGTTCGCTGAGCAAGCCAACCAAGACATCCGCCGCACATTCGCGCAATTACCTGAACCACTGCCGCTGCCGGATTGGGACGAATCCAAAGTCGGGGACTCGGACGAGGAAGTGGTGATCGCTCACAACTGGGACGAATTGCGCCGTTTTATGTGGGACTACGTCGGCATCGTTCGCACCAATAAACGCCTGGAACGGGCGATGAATCGTCTAGTCTTGTTGAAAGAAGAAATCGCCGAATACTACGGTCAGTTCCGTATCACCAGCGACCTGCTGGAGCTGCGCAATCTAGTCATAGTCGCCGAGCTGATTATCCGCTGCGCGCAACAGCGCAAGGAAAGCCGGGGCTTACACTACACCAAGGATTATCCGGACCTGGACAACAGTCAAGCACCACAAAACACCGTATTGACACCGGAAAAATCCGGTCAAAAAGCTCACTGA
- the rpoE gene encoding RNA polymerase sigma factor RpoE, whose protein sequence is MNEQVRNTEDLDQELVQRVQQGDKSAFDLLVIKYQHKIIHLVNRYVKDPSEAQDVAQDTFIKAYRALGDFRGDSAFYTWLYRIAINTAKNYLLSRSRRHFDYEIDVQDAEQVENAAQLKDTETPESLLMNEQIVAVIKSAIERLPEEMRIAITLREFEGMSYEEIAEAMDCPIGTVRSRIFRAREAIDQKLNPLLD, encoded by the coding sequence GTGAACGAACAAGTAAGGAATACCGAAGATCTGGATCAAGAATTGGTGCAACGTGTGCAGCAAGGGGATAAATCTGCCTTCGATCTTTTGGTAATCAAGTACCAGCATAAGATCATTCACTTGGTGAATCGTTATGTTAAGGATCCGAGCGAAGCCCAGGATGTTGCCCAAGATACCTTCATTAAGGCTTATCGGGCCTTGGGAGACTTTCGAGGTGACAGCGCTTTTTACACGTGGTTGTATCGCATAGCGATTAACACGGCCAAAAACTATTTGTTGTCGCGTTCACGCCGTCATTTTGATTACGAAATTGATGTTCAAGATGCCGAACAAGTGGAAAACGCGGCGCAACTGAAAGATACAGAAACGCCGGAAAGTTTGTTAATGAACGAACAAATAGTGGCGGTGATTAAATCGGCTATCGAGAGGTTACCGGAAGAGATGCGGATTGCCATTACCCTCAGGGAGTTTGAAGGGATGAGCTACGAGGAAATCGCGGAAGCGATGGATTGTCCCATCGGTACGGTACGCTCGCGGATTTTTAGGGCTCGCGAAGCCATAGACCAAAAATTAAACCCATTGCTCGACTAA
- a CDS encoding sigma-E factor negative regulatory protein: protein MQEQLNEKLSQFIDDELDTQQALSLLKSLQNDGLLKDKLRRYQIASQVLKSSEYSLVNSDFVDKIHEQIRQEPTYLLPQKKAAVNWQKAALAIAASIALAVVWVSSKVDKQMQNPMATAEIVAQGNPSAEEMHARFKNYLEAHDNALYVNSVQAGQPYARVVGYRQE, encoded by the coding sequence ATGCAAGAACAACTTAACGAAAAACTTTCTCAATTCATAGACGACGAACTGGATACTCAGCAGGCGCTGTCGCTGTTGAAATCGCTACAGAACGACGGGTTGCTGAAAGACAAATTGCGACGCTATCAAATTGCCAGTCAGGTGTTGAAGAGCAGCGAATATTCACTGGTTAACAGCGATTTTGTCGACAAGATTCATGAACAGATTCGACAAGAACCTACCTACCTGTTACCGCAGAAAAAGGCGGCGGTAAATTGGCAAAAAGCCGCGTTGGCGATTGCCGCTTCGATAGCACTTGCCGTCGTTTGGGTCAGCAGCAAAGTCGATAAACAAATGCAAAACCCAATGGCCACAGCCGAGATTGTCGCCCAGGGTAATCCGTCCGCCGAGGAAATGCATGCTCGATTCAAGAATTATCTGGAAGCCCATGATAACGCGTTATATGTAAATAGTGTGCAAGCGGGGCAACCCTACGCGCGGGTGGTGGGCTATCGGCAGGAATAA
- a CDS encoding MucB/RseB C-terminal domain-containing protein, translating to MRVLTVFLLWVICQSAIADKDQMTARQWLDNMSRAMKTLNYQGTVIFMKNGQVDTMTYQHSVENGVEQERLASLNSPMREVTRKSNEVTCIFKETSQKVINHHPLDSSFIVNVPQNTSSLEKYYQLGLSGQESIAMLPTQIVNVVPTDALRYPRKIWVDTQHFLPLKVEVYNLDGSILEQVVFTNLTTDAIAEPHASNVDENQFHVKHIHATQAEPFENATFLLKNWPAGFEPVFFIRNSIQQSQKAVDHLLISDGFSTVSVYLEAKESQGMNGLHGLGSVNSFSKVIGDTQFTVLGEVPAKTVELIADGIALR from the coding sequence GTGAGAGTTTTAACTGTTTTTTTGCTGTGGGTTATTTGCCAAAGCGCTATTGCCGATAAGGATCAAATGACGGCGAGGCAATGGTTGGATAACATGAGTCGGGCGATGAAAACCCTTAACTATCAGGGGACCGTGATTTTCATGAAAAACGGTCAGGTCGATACGATGACATATCAACACAGTGTTGAGAATGGTGTAGAACAGGAGCGCCTGGCTTCTTTGAATTCGCCGATGCGGGAAGTGACGCGTAAATCCAACGAAGTGACCTGCATCTTCAAGGAAACCAGTCAAAAAGTGATAAATCATCATCCGCTTGACAGTTCGTTTATTGTCAATGTGCCGCAAAACACCTCAAGCCTGGAAAAATACTACCAACTAGGTTTGTCCGGTCAGGAATCTATCGCGATGTTACCGACGCAAATCGTCAATGTCGTACCTACCGATGCATTGCGTTATCCAAGAAAAATCTGGGTGGATACCCAACATTTTTTACCGCTGAAAGTCGAAGTTTACAATTTAGACGGCAGCATTCTGGAGCAAGTGGTCTTCACCAATTTAACGACGGATGCAATAGCTGAGCCGCATGCTAGCAACGTCGACGAAAACCAATTTCATGTCAAACACATTCACGCCACTCAAGCCGAACCGTTTGAAAACGCCACATTCTTATTGAAGAATTGGCCCGCAGGTTTTGAGCCAGTATTTTTTATTCGTAATTCTATTCAGCAATCCCAAAAAGCCGTGGATCACTTATTAATTAGCGACGGATTTTCTACGGTATCGGTGTATTTGGAAGCAAAAGAATCGCAGGGTATGAATGGTTTGCATGGTCTGGGCTCTGTCAATTCTTTCAGTAAGGTAATAGGCGATACCCAGTTCACCGTGCTCGGTGAAGTACCCGCCAAAACAGTTGAATTAATCGCTGACGGCATAGCGTTACGCTAA
- a CDS encoding DegQ family serine endoprotease produces MLNKLFYGVLIFLVALDASYAQLPDFTEMVKTNGDAVVNISTTQKAPDPQAGADQQQMPEDMPPEMEEFFRRYFQGPGRGNTPRETNSLGSGFVISKDGYVLTNHHVVNNASEIVVKLKDRRELIAKLIGSDESTDVALLKVEAKDLPVVEIGAPEQLQVGEWVLAIGTPFGFDQSVTAGIVSAKGRSLPDGNYVPFIQTDVAINPGNSGGPLFNMQGKVVGINSQIYSRSGGYMGLSFAIPIDVAMNVVDQIKSKGKVSRGWLGVQIQDVTRQLAESFGMDRPHGALVSKVIPGGPAEKAGIQIGDIIVEFNGQVIETSGELPPRVGMTPIDEKAKVKIIRQGDKQDLSVKIGLLPAQPSAAANGPAATPEMAVNRLGLAVADLTTEQRQQLQVEKNGVLVQKVNKGIAMDAGIQPGDIILRIQNNVVRDAAEFNSIVAKLPVEKSIALLVQRNGSPVFLAFKIEK; encoded by the coding sequence ATGCTTAATAAGCTGTTTTATGGAGTTTTGATTTTTTTAGTAGCGCTTGACGCAAGCTATGCGCAATTGCCCGATTTTACCGAAATGGTTAAAACCAACGGTGACGCAGTGGTCAATATCAGTACCACCCAAAAAGCCCCCGATCCGCAAGCCGGTGCCGATCAGCAGCAAATGCCGGAGGATATGCCACCGGAAATGGAAGAGTTTTTTCGGAGGTATTTCCAAGGTCCCGGGCGCGGTAATACACCTCGAGAAACCAACTCCCTGGGCTCCGGGTTTGTGATTTCCAAAGACGGTTACGTATTGACCAATCACCATGTGGTGAATAACGCCTCAGAAATCGTGGTTAAATTAAAAGATCGCCGGGAGTTGATCGCCAAACTGATTGGTTCCGATGAAAGCACCGATGTGGCCTTGTTGAAAGTAGAGGCCAAGGACTTGCCGGTAGTGGAAATAGGGGCTCCTGAGCAATTGCAAGTCGGCGAGTGGGTGCTGGCTATCGGTACGCCGTTTGGTTTCGATCAATCGGTCACCGCAGGTATCGTCAGCGCTAAAGGACGTAGTCTGCCGGATGGCAACTATGTGCCGTTCATCCAAACCGACGTGGCGATCAATCCAGGCAACTCCGGTGGCCCCTTATTCAATATGCAAGGCAAGGTGGTAGGGATTAACTCGCAAATTTATAGCCGTTCCGGCGGTTACATGGGCTTATCGTTTGCGATTCCTATTGATGTGGCAATGAACGTGGTCGACCAAATCAAAAGCAAAGGTAAAGTCTCGCGCGGTTGGTTGGGCGTTCAAATTCAAGATGTCACCCGGCAGCTGGCTGAATCGTTCGGCATGGATAGACCGCACGGCGCATTAGTCTCTAAAGTCATTCCCGGCGGTCCGGCGGAAAAAGCTGGCATTCAAATCGGCGACATCATTGTTGAGTTTAACGGCCAAGTCATCGAAACTTCCGGCGAATTACCACCTAGAGTGGGCATGACGCCTATCGATGAAAAAGCCAAGGTTAAAATCATTCGCCAAGGTGATAAGCAGGATCTTAGCGTGAAAATAGGCTTGCTGCCTGCGCAACCCTCCGCTGCGGCAAACGGTCCTGCCGCTACCCCCGAAATGGCCGTGAACCGGCTGGGGTTGGCCGTCGCCGATTTAACCACCGAACAACGCCAGCAATTGCAGGTGGAAAAAAACGGCGTATTAGTGCAAAAAGTTAACAAAGGTATTGCGATGGATGCCGGCATTCAGCCAGGCGACATTATTTTACGTATCCAAAATAATGTGGTGCGCGACGCCGCCGAGTTTAATTCCATCGTAGCGAAATTACCGGTTGAAAAATCAATAGCACTTTTGGTACAACGTAACGGCAGTCCGGTGTTTTTAGCGTTTAAAATCGAGAAATAA
- the cysK gene encoding cysteine synthase A, giving the protein MPTASNVTQLIGNTPLVKLHKVVLENSATVLAKLESRNPGGSVKDRIGLSMIQAAEKMGRLRNGGTIVEPTSGNTGIALAMIAAARGYHCILTMPETMSIERRQLLALYGAEIVLTSGAEGMTGAIAKAQEIVRQTPGAFMPHQFENPANPEVHRQTTAQEIWSATDGQVDAFVCGVGTGGTISGVADVIKNRKPQFQVIAVEPAESPVISGGAHTPHKIQGIGAGFVPKNLEVDLLDGIELVTTEEAFTMRRRLIEEEGIMAGISSGASVCAAVRVAARLGAGKTVVTIIHDTGERYLSMS; this is encoded by the coding sequence ATGCCTACCGCCAGCAATGTAACGCAATTGATCGGCAACACGCCGTTAGTGAAATTACATAAAGTCGTATTGGAAAATTCCGCGACCGTGTTGGCAAAGTTGGAATCGAGAAACCCCGGCGGTTCGGTCAAGGACAGAATAGGTCTGTCCATGATCCAAGCCGCCGAAAAAATGGGGCGCTTGCGCAATGGTGGCACGATTGTGGAGCCGACCTCCGGCAATACCGGTATTGCCTTAGCTATGATTGCCGCCGCGCGCGGTTATCATTGTATTTTGACAATGCCGGAGACCATGTCTATCGAGCGCCGGCAGTTATTGGCATTGTATGGCGCGGAAATCGTATTGACGTCGGGTGCCGAAGGCATGACCGGCGCTATTGCCAAAGCGCAAGAAATAGTCAGGCAGACGCCGGGGGCGTTCATGCCTCATCAATTCGAAAATCCGGCCAACCCGGAGGTTCACCGACAAACCACTGCCCAGGAAATCTGGTCTGCTACCGACGGTCAGGTCGACGCCTTTGTGTGCGGAGTCGGTACCGGCGGTACCATTTCCGGCGTCGCAGATGTAATTAAAAACCGTAAGCCGCAATTTCAAGTGATTGCGGTAGAGCCGGCCGAATCGCCGGTTATCTCGGGCGGCGCGCATACGCCGCACAAAATTCAAGGCATAGGCGCCGGCTTTGTGCCAAAAAATCTGGAAGTCGATCTGTTGGATGGCATTGAATTAGTCACAACAGAGGAAGCCTTTACAATGCGCAGAAGACTGATAGAAGAAGAGGGCATTATGGCCGGCATTTCCTCGGGGGCGAGTGTTTGCGCGGCGGTTCGCGTCGCGGCGCGCTTGGGTGCCGGCAAAACCGTGGTGACTATTATTCACGATACCGGCGAACGCTATTTGAGTATGAGTTAA
- the pntB gene encoding Re/Si-specific NAD(P)(+) transhydrogenase subunit beta, translated as MSNGLVTMAYIAASILFILSLSGLSKQDTSRRGNYFGMTGMAIAIIATVFGGSVTAYTMLTIALLIGGFIGTKAAAKVEMTQMPELVALMHSLVGMAAVLVGYANFMDHSTSLEGAEKTIHELEIYIGIFIGAVTFSGSVIAFGKLCGRISGKPVLLPARHWLNLAMFVVTFILGGSFLAGTETGGGSIPLLIMTLIALAFGVHMVMAIGGADMPVVVSMLNSYSGWAAAATGFMLSNDLLIVTGALVGSSGAILSYIMCRAMNRHFLSVIAGGFGSAGGEAAEVVGDVQPIEVEETAQLLRDAKEIVIIPGYGMAVAQAQHTVNEITKYLTSHGKKVRFAIHPVAGRMPGHMNVLLAEAKVPYDIVFEMDEINEDFPHVDVSIVIGANDIVNPSALDDPNSPIAGMPVLECWKGATTIVLKRSMASGYAGVGNPLFVHENTRMLFGDANDKLQALLKALQA; from the coding sequence ATGTCAAACGGTCTAGTTACAATGGCGTACATTGCAGCCTCGATTTTATTCATTCTCAGCCTCAGCGGCCTGAGCAAGCAAGACACCTCAAGGCGCGGCAACTACTTCGGTATGACCGGCATGGCGATTGCGATCATCGCCACGGTGTTCGGCGGCAGCGTTACCGCCTACACGATGCTGACTATCGCCCTGTTGATCGGCGGTTTCATCGGCACCAAAGCCGCCGCCAAAGTGGAAATGACGCAAATGCCGGAGCTGGTGGCGTTAATGCACAGCTTGGTCGGTATGGCGGCTGTGCTAGTAGGTTATGCCAACTTCATGGATCATTCCACCAGTCTGGAAGGGGCGGAAAAAACTATCCACGAACTGGAAATCTACATCGGCATTTTCATCGGCGCGGTGACCTTTTCCGGCTCGGTGATTGCCTTCGGCAAGCTGTGCGGCCGCATCAGCGGCAAGCCGGTATTACTGCCGGCCCGGCATTGGTTGAATCTGGCGATGTTCGTTGTCACCTTCATCTTGGGCGGCAGCTTTCTGGCAGGCACCGAAACCGGCGGCGGCTCAATCCCTCTGCTAATCATGACCCTCATCGCCCTGGCATTTGGCGTGCATATGGTGATGGCCATTGGCGGCGCGGACATGCCGGTGGTGGTATCTATGCTAAACAGTTATTCGGGTTGGGCGGCGGCGGCGACCGGCTTCATGCTCAGCAACGATTTGCTGATCGTCACCGGCGCCTTGGTCGGCTCCAGCGGTGCAATTTTGAGCTACATCATGTGCCGGGCGATGAATCGGCACTTTCTGAGCGTGATAGCCGGCGGTTTTGGTAGTGCAGGCGGTGAAGCGGCGGAAGTGGTCGGCGATGTGCAGCCTATCGAAGTCGAAGAGACCGCACAATTGCTGCGGGATGCCAAAGAGATCGTGATCATCCCCGGCTACGGCATGGCGGTGGCGCAAGCTCAACATACCGTCAACGAGATCACTAAATATCTGACCAGCCACGGTAAAAAAGTCCGCTTTGCCATCCATCCGGTCGCCGGCCGCATGCCCGGCCATATGAATGTGTTGCTGGCGGAAGCGAAAGTGCCGTATGACATCGTCTTTGAAATGGACGAAATCAACGAAGACTTTCCGCATGTGGACGTGTCCATCGTCATCGGCGCCAACGACATCGTCAATCCCTCTGCTTTGGACGACCCCAACAGCCCGATAGCCGGCATGCCGGTGCTGGAATGCTGGAAAGGCGCTACCACTATCGTCTTGAAACGTTCGATGGCATCGGGCTACGCCGGTGTCGGCAACCCCCTGTTCGTGCATGAAAATACCCGCATGCTGTTCGGCGATGCCAACGACAAATTGCAGGCTCTATTGAAGGCTCTGCAGGCTTAA
- a CDS encoding Re/Si-specific NAD(P)(+) transhydrogenase subunit alpha, with the protein MKIGVPKEVHDGEKRVATTPDAAEKIIKLGFEVLVESGAGDNANISDDAYRAAGVQVVATTQELWQSSDIVMKVRAPEFHPQLAVEETNLLREGQQLISFIWPAQNEALMQTLAAKKVSVLAMDSVPRMSRAQKMDALSSMANIAGYRAIVEAAQHFGRFFTGQITAAGKIPPAKVLVIGAGVAGLAAIGAAKSMGAIVRAFDTRPEVKEQIESMDAEFLMLDFQEDGSGSGGYAKTMSKEFIEAEMALFAQQAKEVDIIVTTALIPGKPAPELITAEMVASMKPGSVIVDLAAEQGGNCALTEKNLVVVKHDVTIIGYTNLPSRLANQSSQLYATNLRHLLTDLTPGKDGNTVINMEDEVIRGATVIKEGNITWPPPPPKLSAAPKPAATTEAAAETKSLLPESVKQWLPILLAGLALFGVGAVAPTSFLSHFTVFVLACFVGYQVIWNVSPSLHTPLMSVTNAISGIIVIGALVQVSAPSAIVSILSALAILIASINIAGGFLVTRRMLEMFRK; encoded by the coding sequence ATGAAAATCGGTGTTCCAAAAGAAGTTCACGACGGCGAAAAGCGCGTCGCCACCACGCCAGACGCCGCGGAAAAAATCATCAAATTGGGTTTTGAAGTACTGGTGGAAAGTGGTGCCGGCGACAACGCCAATATTTCCGATGACGCTTATCGCGCGGCTGGTGTGCAAGTCGTCGCCACGACCCAGGAATTATGGCAAAGCAGCGACATCGTCATGAAAGTCCGGGCACCCGAATTTCATCCGCAATTGGCAGTCGAAGAAACCAATTTACTGCGCGAAGGCCAGCAATTAATCAGCTTTATCTGGCCTGCGCAAAACGAAGCCTTGATGCAGACGCTCGCGGCAAAGAAGGTTTCGGTGCTGGCGATGGACAGCGTACCGCGCATGTCTCGGGCGCAGAAAATGGACGCCCTCAGCTCCATGGCCAATATCGCCGGCTATCGGGCCATCGTGGAAGCCGCGCAACATTTTGGCCGTTTCTTCACGGGGCAGATCACCGCCGCCGGTAAAATCCCACCGGCCAAAGTGTTAGTGATCGGTGCCGGCGTGGCCGGTCTGGCCGCGATTGGTGCCGCGAAAAGTATGGGCGCTATCGTCCGCGCCTTCGACACCCGGCCGGAAGTGAAAGAACAAATCGAAAGTATGGACGCCGAATTTCTGATGCTGGATTTCCAGGAAGACGGTTCCGGCAGCGGCGGTTACGCCAAAACCATGTCCAAGGAATTTATCGAAGCCGAGATGGCTTTGTTTGCCCAGCAAGCCAAGGAAGTGGACATTATCGTCACCACCGCCTTGATTCCCGGCAAACCGGCACCCGAGCTGATTACCGCCGAGATGGTAGCCTCGATGAAACCCGGCAGCGTGATCGTCGATTTGGCCGCCGAACAAGGCGGCAACTGCGCCTTGACCGAGAAAAATCTGGTTGTGGTCAAACACGATGTGACCATCATCGGCTACACCAACTTACCCAGCCGCTTGGCCAATCAATCCAGCCAGCTTTACGCCACCAACCTGCGACATCTGCTGACCGATCTGACCCCAGGCAAGGACGGCAACACCGTCATCAATATGGAAGACGAGGTGATTCGTGGCGCCACCGTGATCAAGGAAGGCAATATCACCTGGCCACCACCACCGCCTAAATTGTCCGCCGCCCCCAAACCCGCCGCAACCACCGAAGCTGCAGCCGAAACCAAATCGCTGTTGCCGGAATCGGTTAAACAATGGCTACCGATATTATTGGCGGGCTTGGCTTTATTCGGCGTTGGCGCCGTTGCACCCACCTCGTTTTTGTCCCACTTTACCGTATTCGTGCTGGCCTGCTTCGTTGGTTACCAGGTAATTTGGAATGTCTCACCGTCACTGCACACGCCCTTGATGAGCGTCACCAACGCCATCAGCGGCATTATCGTCATCGGTGCGCTGGTGCAGGTTTCGGCACCCAGCGCCATAGTCAGCATCTTGTCCGCGCTGGCCATCCTGATCGCGTCCATCAACATTGCCGGCGGCTTTTTGGTTACGCGCCGCATGCTTGAAATGTTTAGAAAATAA
- a CDS encoding GGDEF domain-containing response regulator, whose product MKILVVDDSKVIRQLVAECLKEMGHAVSYAENGSEALQYVADQDVDLILMDVEMPFLSGFEATKAIRELKKADWFPIIFFTMHDDDQSFVDGILAGGDAYLPKPLNPTRLRLTVIAMERIYVMRQKLQTTQRELQAANLALERLSLRDQLTGLGNRRHFDSNLAMQFALSHRNKAPLSLIICDIDFFKKYNDTLGHPQGDGCLIAVAKVLTEQLERSSDLICRYGGEEFVAILPDTSLQHARALAENIRRQVFEKNFAYGDTETRRVSLSLGVATYVGQYRTEHEMLEAADAALYKAKQNGRNRVEFN is encoded by the coding sequence ATGAAAATATTGGTGGTCGATGATAGCAAAGTGATCAGGCAGCTGGTTGCGGAATGCCTAAAGGAAATGGGGCACGCGGTGTCTTACGCGGAAAACGGTTCCGAAGCCTTACAATATGTCGCCGACCAGGATGTGGACTTGATTCTGATGGATGTGGAAATGCCGTTTCTAAGTGGGTTCGAAGCCACTAAAGCGATCCGCGAGTTAAAAAAGGCTGATTGGTTTCCCATCATTTTTTTTACCATGCATGACGATGATCAATCGTTCGTCGATGGCATTTTGGCTGGTGGCGATGCCTATTTACCCAAACCGCTGAATCCTACCCGTTTGCGCTTGACGGTGATCGCGATGGAACGGATTTATGTGATGCGGCAAAAACTGCAAACCACCCAACGGGAATTACAGGCCGCCAATCTGGCATTGGAGCGATTGTCATTGCGTGATCAATTGACCGGCCTAGGCAATCGCCGCCATTTCGATAGCAATCTAGCCATGCAATTTGCGTTGTCCCACCGCAATAAAGCCCCGTTATCTTTGATTATTTGCGATATTGATTTCTTTAAGAAATATAACGATACCTTGGGGCACCCGCAAGGCGATGGGTGTTTGATTGCAGTGGCTAAAGTTCTCACGGAGCAATTGGAGCGTAGCAGCGATCTCATTTGCCGTTACGGTGGCGAGGAGTTTGTAGCGATCTTGCCCGATACGTCTTTACAACATGCTCGCGCACTGGCCGAAAATATTCGCCGGCAAGTTTTTGAAAAAAACTTCGCTTACGGCGATACTGAGACTCGGCGCGTTAGTCTGAGCTTAGGTGTGGCAACCTATGTCGGCCAATATAGAACCGAGCATGAGATGCTGGAAGCAGCAGACGCGGCTTTGTACAAGGCCAAGCAAAACGGTCGTAACCGGGTGGAATTTAATTAA